One Cervus canadensis isolate Bull #8, Minnesota chromosome 1, ASM1932006v1, whole genome shotgun sequence genomic window carries:
- the CCR10 gene encoding C-C chemokine receptor type 10 isoform X3, whose translation MSSLCVSWGPYSGDDEEAYSVEPLPELCYKADVQAFSRAFQPSVSLTVAALGLAGNGLVLATHLAARRAARSPTSAHLLQLALADLLLALTLPFAAAGALQGWSLGSATCRAISGLYSASFHAGFLFLACISADRYVAIARALPAGPRPSASGRAHLVSVIVWLLSLLLALPALLFSQDGHREGQRRCRLIFPEGLTQTVKGASAVAQVVLGFALPLGVMAACYALLGRTLLATRGPERRRALRVVVALVAAFVVLQLPYSLALLLDTADLLAARERSCPASKRKDLALLVTGGLALARCGLNPVLYAFLGLRFRQDLRRLLRGGGCSPGPHPGGGRCPRRPRLSSCSAPTETNSVSSWDY comes from the exons ATGTCTTCTCTCTGT GTCTCCTGGGGCCCCTACTCTGGGGACGATGAGGAGGCATATTCGGTCGAGCCGTTGCCAGAACTCTGCTACAAGGCCGACGTCCAGGCCTTCAGTCGGGCCTTCCAACCCAGTGTCTCCCTGAcggtggctgcactgggtctggcCGGCAATGGCCTGGTCCTGGCCACTCATCTGGCAGCCCGACGTGCTGCCCGCTCGCCCACCTCCGCCCACCTGCTCCAACTGGCCCTGGCCGACCTTCTGCTGGCCCTGACCCTGCCCTTTGCCGCAGCCGGGGCTCTGCAGGGCTGGAGTCTGGGAAGTGCCACCTGCCGTGCCATCTCTGGCCTCTACTCGGCCTCCTTCCACGCTGGCTTCCTCTTTCTGGCCTGCATCAGCGCCGACCGCTACGTGGCCATTGCGCGGGCCCTCCCAGCTGGACCGAGGCCTTCGGCGTCGGGCCGTGCACACTTGGTCTCAGTCATCGTGTGGCTGTTGTCGCTGCTCCTGGCGTTACCCGCTCTCCTTTTCAGCCAGGATGGGCACCGGGAAGGCCAGCGGCGCTGCCGTCTCATCTTCCCCGAGGGCCTCACGCAGACGGTGAAAGGGGCGAGCGCCGTGGCGCAGGTGGTGCTGGGCTTCGCGCTGCCGCTGGGCGTCATGGCTGCCTGCTATGCGCTCCTGGGCCGCACGCTGCTGGCCACCAGGGGGCCCGAGCGCCGGCGCGCGCTGCGCGTCGTGGTGGCCCTAGTGGCGGCGTTCGTGGTGCTGCAGCTGCCCTACAGTCTCGCCCTGCTATTGGATACTGCCGACCTCCTGGCGGCCCGCGAGCGGAGCTGCCCCGCCAGCAAACGCAAGGATCTGGCACTGCTGGTGACCGGGGGGTTGGCCCTCGCCCGCTGCGGCCTCAACCCCGTGCTCTACGCCTTTTTGGGCCTGCGCTTCCGCCAGGACCTGCGGAGGCTGCTAAGgggtgggggctgcagtccagggcCTCACCCCGGCGGCGGCCGTTGCCCCCGCCGGCCCCGCCTTTCTTCCTGCTCTGCTCCCACTGAGACCAACAGTGTCTCCTCTTGGGACTACTAG
- the CCR10 gene encoding C-C chemokine receptor type 10 isoform X1 — MGTEPAEQVSWGPYSGDDEEAYSVEPLPELCYKADVQAFSRAFQPSVSLTVAALGLAGNGLVLATHLAARRAARSPTSAHLLQLALADLLLALTLPFAAAGALQGWSLGSATCRAISGLYSASFHAGFLFLACISADRYVAIARALPAGPRPSASGRAHLVSVIVWLLSLLLALPALLFSQDGHREGQRRCRLIFPEGLTQTVKGASAVAQVVLGFALPLGVMAACYALLGRTLLATRGPERRRALRVVVALVAAFVVLQLPYSLALLLDTADLLAARERSCPASKRKDLALLVTGGLALARCGLNPVLYAFLGLRFRQDLRRLLRGGGCSPGPHPGGGRCPRRPRLSSCSAPTETNSVSSWDY, encoded by the exons ATGGGGACTGAGCCAGCAGAACAG GTCTCCTGGGGCCCCTACTCTGGGGACGATGAGGAGGCATATTCGGTCGAGCCGTTGCCAGAACTCTGCTACAAGGCCGACGTCCAGGCCTTCAGTCGGGCCTTCCAACCCAGTGTCTCCCTGAcggtggctgcactgggtctggcCGGCAATGGCCTGGTCCTGGCCACTCATCTGGCAGCCCGACGTGCTGCCCGCTCGCCCACCTCCGCCCACCTGCTCCAACTGGCCCTGGCCGACCTTCTGCTGGCCCTGACCCTGCCCTTTGCCGCAGCCGGGGCTCTGCAGGGCTGGAGTCTGGGAAGTGCCACCTGCCGTGCCATCTCTGGCCTCTACTCGGCCTCCTTCCACGCTGGCTTCCTCTTTCTGGCCTGCATCAGCGCCGACCGCTACGTGGCCATTGCGCGGGCCCTCCCAGCTGGACCGAGGCCTTCGGCGTCGGGCCGTGCACACTTGGTCTCAGTCATCGTGTGGCTGTTGTCGCTGCTCCTGGCGTTACCCGCTCTCCTTTTCAGCCAGGATGGGCACCGGGAAGGCCAGCGGCGCTGCCGTCTCATCTTCCCCGAGGGCCTCACGCAGACGGTGAAAGGGGCGAGCGCCGTGGCGCAGGTGGTGCTGGGCTTCGCGCTGCCGCTGGGCGTCATGGCTGCCTGCTATGCGCTCCTGGGCCGCACGCTGCTGGCCACCAGGGGGCCCGAGCGCCGGCGCGCGCTGCGCGTCGTGGTGGCCCTAGTGGCGGCGTTCGTGGTGCTGCAGCTGCCCTACAGTCTCGCCCTGCTATTGGATACTGCCGACCTCCTGGCGGCCCGCGAGCGGAGCTGCCCCGCCAGCAAACGCAAGGATCTGGCACTGCTGGTGACCGGGGGGTTGGCCCTCGCCCGCTGCGGCCTCAACCCCGTGCTCTACGCCTTTTTGGGCCTGCGCTTCCGCCAGGACCTGCGGAGGCTGCTAAGgggtgggggctgcagtccagggcCTCACCCCGGCGGCGGCCGTTGCCCCCGCCGGCCCCGCCTTTCTTCCTGCTCTGCTCCCACTGAGACCAACAGTGTCTCCTCTTGGGACTACTAG
- the CCR10 gene encoding C-C chemokine receptor type 10 isoform X2: MKNLRLREVSWGPYSGDDEEAYSVEPLPELCYKADVQAFSRAFQPSVSLTVAALGLAGNGLVLATHLAARRAARSPTSAHLLQLALADLLLALTLPFAAAGALQGWSLGSATCRAISGLYSASFHAGFLFLACISADRYVAIARALPAGPRPSASGRAHLVSVIVWLLSLLLALPALLFSQDGHREGQRRCRLIFPEGLTQTVKGASAVAQVVLGFALPLGVMAACYALLGRTLLATRGPERRRALRVVVALVAAFVVLQLPYSLALLLDTADLLAARERSCPASKRKDLALLVTGGLALARCGLNPVLYAFLGLRFRQDLRRLLRGGGCSPGPHPGGGRCPRRPRLSSCSAPTETNSVSSWDY, translated from the exons atgaaaaacctgaggctcagagag GTCTCCTGGGGCCCCTACTCTGGGGACGATGAGGAGGCATATTCGGTCGAGCCGTTGCCAGAACTCTGCTACAAGGCCGACGTCCAGGCCTTCAGTCGGGCCTTCCAACCCAGTGTCTCCCTGAcggtggctgcactgggtctggcCGGCAATGGCCTGGTCCTGGCCACTCATCTGGCAGCCCGACGTGCTGCCCGCTCGCCCACCTCCGCCCACCTGCTCCAACTGGCCCTGGCCGACCTTCTGCTGGCCCTGACCCTGCCCTTTGCCGCAGCCGGGGCTCTGCAGGGCTGGAGTCTGGGAAGTGCCACCTGCCGTGCCATCTCTGGCCTCTACTCGGCCTCCTTCCACGCTGGCTTCCTCTTTCTGGCCTGCATCAGCGCCGACCGCTACGTGGCCATTGCGCGGGCCCTCCCAGCTGGACCGAGGCCTTCGGCGTCGGGCCGTGCACACTTGGTCTCAGTCATCGTGTGGCTGTTGTCGCTGCTCCTGGCGTTACCCGCTCTCCTTTTCAGCCAGGATGGGCACCGGGAAGGCCAGCGGCGCTGCCGTCTCATCTTCCCCGAGGGCCTCACGCAGACGGTGAAAGGGGCGAGCGCCGTGGCGCAGGTGGTGCTGGGCTTCGCGCTGCCGCTGGGCGTCATGGCTGCCTGCTATGCGCTCCTGGGCCGCACGCTGCTGGCCACCAGGGGGCCCGAGCGCCGGCGCGCGCTGCGCGTCGTGGTGGCCCTAGTGGCGGCGTTCGTGGTGCTGCAGCTGCCCTACAGTCTCGCCCTGCTATTGGATACTGCCGACCTCCTGGCGGCCCGCGAGCGGAGCTGCCCCGCCAGCAAACGCAAGGATCTGGCACTGCTGGTGACCGGGGGGTTGGCCCTCGCCCGCTGCGGCCTCAACCCCGTGCTCTACGCCTTTTTGGGCCTGCGCTTCCGCCAGGACCTGCGGAGGCTGCTAAGgggtgggggctgcagtccagggcCTCACCCCGGCGGCGGCCGTTGCCCCCGCCGGCCCCGCCTTTCTTCCTGCTCTGCTCCCACTGAGACCAACAGTGTCTCCTCTTGGGACTACTAG